Proteins encoded by one window of Clostridium cagae:
- a CDS encoding metallophosphoesterase family protein has protein sequence MRVAVFSDVHGNIYSFKNILNSMKKNNIDHYIFCGDICGYYYHQNEIIELFKGLKNFICVMGNHDKKIINLLNKKETIIKENIDKDRSSNSLLLNNITDANKEYLQNLSIKYEGIIDNRKIGVFHGSPFNFLEEYVYPTDSLNNFEKLDYDIVFLGHTHYSMYKKLNNVIVVNPGSCGQPRNGRLPSYAIWETATNEVEFKYVDYDITKLVNDINMYDKFNKYLVDILYRGRY, from the coding sequence ATGAGAGTGGCAGTTTTTTCAGATGTACATGGAAATATATATTCCTTCAAAAACATATTGAATTCAATGAAAAAGAATAATATAGACCATTATATATTTTGTGGTGATATATGTGGATATTATTATCATCAGAATGAAATAATTGAATTGTTTAAAGGACTAAAAAATTTTATATGCGTAATGGGAAATCATGACAAAAAAATTATAAATTTACTTAATAAAAAAGAAACTATTATTAAGGAGAATATTGACAAAGATAGAAGTTCTAACTCTTTATTATTAAATAATATAACAGATGCAAACAAAGAGTATCTTCAAAATCTTAGTATTAAATACGAGGGTATTATTGATAATAGAAAAATTGGAGTGTTTCACGGAAGCCCATTCAACTTTTTAGAGGAATATGTTTATCCTACCGATTCGTTAAATAATTTTGAAAAGCTAGATTATGATATTGTGTTTTTAGGGCATACACATTATTCTATGTATAAGAAATTAAACAATGTTATTGTGGTAAATCCAGGTTCATGTGGTCAACCCAGAAATGGTAGATTACCTTCATATGCAATATGGGAAACCGCAACTAATGAGGTGGAATTTAAATATGTTGACTATGATATTACCAAATTAGTGAATGATATTAATATGTATGACAAATTCAATAAATATTTAGTAGATATTTTGTATAGAGGAAGGTATTAG
- a CDS encoding cytidylyltransferase domain-containing protein, translated as MKVVCIVQARMGSTRLPGKILKNICGKTILEHDIDRLKRVKNIDKIVIATTMLERDNAVVEEAKRLGVTYFRGSEEDVLSRYYYAARENNADVIVRVTSDCPLIDSEITDRTIHFYLENCDKYDYVSNSLKRTYPRGLDTEVFSYKILARTFSEATYKKDREHVTAYIWGNPNIFNLGCYENNIDYSDLRWTLDTIEDLELINRIYNYLYNDKGNNFSMNDILKLYEKYPELRKINIDIKQKEL; from the coding sequence ATGAAAGTTGTATGCATAGTACAAGCCAGAATGGGTTCTACAAGATTACCAGGGAAAATTCTTAAAAACATATGTGGTAAAACAATTTTGGAACATGATATAGATAGATTAAAAAGAGTAAAAAATATAGATAAAATAGTTATTGCAACTACAATGTTAGAAAGAGATAATGCTGTGGTTGAAGAAGCTAAAAGATTAGGGGTTACATATTTTAGAGGTTCAGAAGAGGATGTTTTATCTAGGTATTATTATGCAGCAAGAGAAAATAATGCAGATGTGATTGTCAGAGTGACTAGCGATTGTCCACTTATTGATAGTGAGATTACGGATAGAACTATACATTTTTATCTAGAAAATTGTGATAAATACGATTATGTGAGTAATTCTTTAAAAAGGACATATCCAAGAGGTTTAGATACAGAAGTCTTTAGTTATAAAATTTTAGCAAGGACATTTTCTGAAGCAACTTATAAAAAAGATAGAGAACATGTAACAGCCTATATATGGGGAAATCCAAATATTTTTAATTTAGGCTGTTATGAAAATAATATAGATTACTCTGATTTAAGATGGACGCTTGATACTATTGAAGATTTAGAATTAATTAATAGAATTTATAATTACCTGTATAATGATAAGGGTAATAATTTTAGTATGAATGATATTCTAAAATTATATGAAAAGTATCCGGAATTAAGGAAGATAAATATTGATATAAAACAAAAAGAATTATAA
- a CDS encoding ATP-grasp domain-containing protein, with the protein MDKSIFKKNILVTGIGGDIGQGIIKCLIDINYDSNLYGCDLDKYAAGQKSVKGFFISPRVEGEEKYIEFLSKIIEEKNIEYIVPSTEAEIKLLGKYRESQVFKDVNILINNQLILDTFLDKYKTITFFDENKIMYPKTYLIEEFEDQLPFPVILKLREGAGRKGFFIINNNEDLTYFKRNYKKAIIQEVVGDIDHEYTIGVFSDGKKVNSIGFRRYLGYGSLSKYVEIENDIKIQELAEKIASITNLKGSINIQTRKVNGVYIPFEINPRLSSTLCFRNYFGFKDLKWWIDINESIEIEYKPRYSKGVGIKTVGEVFFDLE; encoded by the coding sequence ATGGATAAGAGTATATTTAAAAAAAATATTCTAGTGACAGGTATTGGAGGCGATATAGGTCAAGGAATTATAAAATGCTTAATAGATATTAATTATGATTCAAATTTATATGGTTGTGATTTAGATAAGTATGCAGCAGGTCAAAAATCAGTAAAAGGTTTTTTTATTTCTCCAAGAGTAGAAGGAGAAGAAAAATATATCGAATTTTTATCAAAAATTATAGAAGAGAAAAATATAGAATATATCGTGCCAAGCACTGAAGCAGAAATAAAATTATTAGGTAAATATAGAGAATCACAAGTCTTTAAAGATGTAAACATCTTAATAAATAATCAGTTAATATTAGATACTTTCTTGGACAAGTATAAAACAATAACATTTTTTGATGAAAATAAAATTATGTATCCAAAAACTTATCTAATTGAGGAATTTGAAGATCAATTACCTTTTCCTGTTATATTAAAGTTAAGAGAAGGGGCAGGAAGAAAAGGATTTTTCATTATAAATAACAATGAGGACTTAACATATTTTAAAAGAAATTATAAAAAAGCTATAATACAAGAAGTAGTAGGCGATATAGATCATGAATATACTATTGGTGTCTTTTCAGATGGAAAAAAAGTTAATTCAATTGGATTTAGAAGATATCTTGGATATGGAAGTTTAAGTAAATATGTAGAGATTGAAAATGATATTAAAATTCAAGAACTTGCAGAGAAAATTGCTTCTATTACTAATTTAAAAGGATCTATAAATATTCAAACGAGAAAAGTAAATGGAGTTTATATTCCATTTGAGATTAATCCTAGACTTTCAAGCACTTTGTGTTTTAGAAATTATTTTGGTTTTAAAGATTTAAAATGGTGGATTGATATAAATGAAAGTATAGAAATTGAATATAAACCTAGATATTCAAAGGGCGTTGGAATAAAAACAGTAGGAGAGGTTTTTTTTGACTTAGAATAA
- a CDS encoding SDR family NAD(P)-dependent oxidoreductase, translating into MNYIIITGASRGLGKSLALKLGKANTKLYLLARDLKKLQDISIEVRNNGGEVETIEFDLSNNIDKIPNLINSIVKNIDVEQCESLVLINNAGLIKPIDFIGNLSVDDILYNFNTNCISAIVLINAFIKKTNKFKYLKKIINISSGVAYKPLSGWGLYSASKSAINIFIETLITESDENIKAVSVDPGVMDTDIQNYIRKVDKLKFPYVDDFKKYHENGVLVSSDLVANKISEVYIDGWYAKNIFEKIKDYE; encoded by the coding sequence ATGAATTATATAATAATTACAGGGGCATCAAGAGGTTTGGGCAAATCATTAGCTTTAAAATTGGGTAAGGCTAATACTAAGTTGTATTTGTTGGCAAGGGATTTGAAAAAATTACAAGATATTAGTATTGAGGTTAGAAACAATGGGGGAGAAGTAGAGACGATTGAATTTGATTTAAGTAACAATATAGATAAAATACCTAATTTAATCAATTCCATAGTTAAAAATATTGATGTGGAGCAGTGTGAATCACTAGTGTTAATAAATAATGCTGGTTTAATAAAACCAATTGATTTTATAGGAAATTTATCTGTTGATGATATTTTATATAATTTCAATACCAATTGTATATCAGCTATTGTTTTAATTAATGCGTTTATTAAAAAAACAAATAAATTTAAATACTTAAAAAAAATAATTAATATTTCCTCAGGTGTAGCATATAAACCATTAAGCGGATGGGGACTATATTCCGCTTCTAAATCTGCAATAAATATTTTTATAGAAACACTAATTACAGAAAGTGATGAGAACATAAAAGCCGTTTCGGTTGATCCGGGAGTTATGGATACGGATATTCAAAATTATATAAGGAAAGTTGATAAATTGAAATTTCCTTATGTAGATGATTTCAAAAAATATCATGAAAATGGAGTGTTAGTTTCTTCAGATTTAGTTGCAAATAAGATTAGTGAGGTATATATTGATGGTTGGTATGCGAAAAATATATTTGAAAAGATTAAAGATTACGAATAG